The DNA window GCGCCGTCCACAGCCACATCGTCACGAACCGGCACGGCGTCCCACTGATGGTCGAGCGTAACGCGGGGCTCGTCGTCGAGGTCACCGACGGCGATACCCTCGGGTATCGCGGCAACCTCTTCTACGATCTGGCCAAGAACGCGGTCATTCGGCTCGCCTACGCGATGGCGGCCGACCTGCACGCGCACCGGGTGACGGCGGTGGCGCTC is part of the Deltaproteobacteria bacterium genome and encodes:
- a CDS encoding SDR family NAD(P)-dependent oxidoreductase; its protein translation is MTFITSFGQCSLGTRSIWGGDALTEWGAPFWELSTAQGLELLERAVHSHIVTNRHGVPLMVERNAGLVVEVTDGDTLGYRGNLFYDLAKNAVIRLAYAMAADLHAHRVTAVAL